The DNA window AGCTCCGAGCGCGGTGACATCGCCATGAGCGAGCCCGTGTGGGAGGCCATGATGGAGCTCAGGTCGTGGCTGTTCCACAACGTCTACACCCAAAGCGACGCCAAGGTGGAGGAGCCGAAGGCAAACGGGCTCGTCGAGCGCCTGTTCCTCCACTACATCGGACACATGGACGAGGTACCTGCCGAGTACAGGATGCATGACGGTGACTCGCCGGAGGTGCAGGTGGCAGACTACATCTCTGGCATGACGGATCGCTACGCAATACGCGACTACGAGCGCCTGTTCCTTCCGCGTGCGTGGAGACGCTGAGGTGAGGACTTCATCTCTCAATCTCCCGTTGCGTCCCGCATGGCGCTTCGCTAAACTACTCCCTTGTGTGTAAACCCCACGTACCGCTGACAGATCAGACGGTACCTCTGGTCATAGAGACAAGGAAAGCAACATGGACTACATTCGCGCCATCGAGCGTCAGCAGATTCGTGAGGACATCCCCACGGTCATCCCTGGCGACCACGTCAAGGTGCACTACCGCATCAAGGAGGGCGACCGCGAGCGCATCCAGGTGTTCGAGGGTGACGTCATCCGCATGAGCGGTGGCTCCTCCCGTGAGACCTTCACCGTCCGCAAGATCTCCTTCGGTGTCGGGGTCGAGCGCACGTTCCCGCTCCACTCGCCCAAGATCGGCAAGCTCGAGGTCGTCCGTCACGGTGATGTCCGTCGCGCCAAGCTGTTCTACCTGCGCGATCGCGTGGGCAAGGCCGCTCGCATCCGCGAGAAGCGCGACTAGCCCCCAAGGGACTGTTGCAAGCGTTGGGAGCCGTTCCGCTTTTGCGGGGCGGCTCCTTTCTTTGAGGGGAGAGACATGTCTGGCACCATCCATCCGGCCACGGCGGCAGAGATCGCGGCAACGCTTGCCGAGGCCACCGAGGATGAGCTCGCTGCGCTCCTGGCACGTTACGCCGACGATCCACGTGCGCAGGTGCAGAGGGCCTGCGGCGTCGCGACAAGGCGTGTCGCCAGGCAGCGGGCGGAGCGAGAGCGCGTCGAGGGCATGTACGCGCTCATGCGAGAAATGGGCGGTCCTGGCATCGTGCTTGGCCTTGACGAGGTTGGCAGGGGTTCGGTCGCAGGGCCCGTCACGGTCTGCGCTGTGGCCCTTCCCGACGATCCCAAGGTCTGGGGTGTCAATGACTCCAAGCAGCTCTCTCCCCAGCGTAGGTCTGAACTTGCGGCTCGCATCCGGCAGGTTGCCCAGGCCGTTGGCATCTGCCACGTTCCCCCTGCAAGGATTGACGAGGTAGGCATGGCACGCGCACTTCGCGAGGCTATGCTCGGCGCCATCGCGGACACCGGCGTGGAGCCCGACGCCGTGCTCATCGACGGCAATCCGCTCCACATCCATCCTAAGGAGAAGACGCTCGTCAAGGGTGACGCCCGAGTGGCCTGCATCGCGGCTGCCAGCATCGTCGCGAAGGTGACTCGTGACGAAATGATGGTGGAATATGACGAACTCTACCCGGGTTATCACCTCGCGCAATCGAAGGGCTACGCATCACCCGAGCATATCGAGGCAATTCGCGATCACGGTCTTACGCCGATCCATAGAGTTAGCTTCTGCCAGAACTTTCTCCCAACGGCGCAACTCTTCTAGCTGCGCTGTTAGATTTTCGTTTGAACGCAACCAGATTCCAGTCAGGTTGAGGTGCCACGCTCTCTTCACGCTAGGTGCATCGAAGGGAGCATCATGGAAGCACTGGACTATCGGCAGAAGCCCATCTGCGAGCTCACGCCCCACGAAGTGGGCCGTTTGGGCGAGGACATCGCAACGGCCTTTCTCGAGTCGAAGGGCTATGAGATCCTTGACAGGAACTGGCGCTGCTCTCAGGGCGAGGCGGACATCGTCTGCCGTGACAAAGACGAGCACGTTCTTGTCGAGGTAAAGACGAGGACGCTTCTGCCACAGCAGGGACTTGAGGTCTATCCCGAGGTCGCGGTGGATGCGGCCAAGCTCACGCGTTATGCAAACATGCGCATGGCCTACCAATCCCTTTTTGAATTCCCACCCAACGTTCGCCTTGACGTCATTGCCATCACGCTCGAGGAAGGCGAGGAGCGGCGGGCCCACGTTCGCTACCTTCGTGGCATCAGCCTCCAAGAGGTGTCCTGATGGGGTGCCTTGCGATCCATGCGGCAACGCTCAGGGGCGTCGAGGCTGCCCATGTCACGGTTGAGGTGGCCTTGTCTGGCGGCCTTCCCAACATCACGGTCGTGGGCAACCCCTCTTCCTCGGTGCTCGAGTCGAGGAACCGAATCCGCTGCGCGATCTCCCAGTGTGGCTTCGAGGTGCCCCGCATGGGTGTCACGGTCAATCTCGCACCTAGTGACATGAAAAAGGTGGGGACGGGTCTCGACCTTCCCATGGCCATCGCAATCCTGGCTGCAACCGGCCAGATTCCCAGCGCGGGACTTGAGAGGTGCCTGTTCGTGGGCGAGCTAGGCTTGGGAGGGCGTGTGAGCGGAGTCTCGGGCGGCATCGCCTACGCCCTGCTTGCCCGTGAGCTTGGGCTCACGCTTGTGGGCTCGCCCGACTTCATTCGCTCCTCCATTGGGGCCTCTACAGAGGACGTGGCGCTTGAGCTCGACTTCATTTCTCAACTTAAGAGAAGCGTTTCGAGCCTTCGCGAACCCTCCGTGTCCGCCTTTGGCGAGCCGGCCCCAGAGTCCGCCGCACTCGACTACGCCGACGTGGTCGACCAGGAATCAGCCAAGCGGGCACTCGTAATTGCTGCCACGGGCGGGCATGGCGCGCTCATGACGGGTCCTCCGGGTGCTGGCAAGACCATGCTTGCGAAGCGACTGCCCACGATTCTCCCTCCTCTGGACGAGGCGGAGGCCCTGGAGGCCATGCTCGTACACTCGGTGTGTTCGCTTCCCGTTGACGAGATTGCGATGGGCAGGCGGCCGTTTCGGGCGCCTCATCACGCCGTCACGCTTGCAGGGCTTGTTGGCGGAGGAAACCCGGTAACGCCAGGGGAGGCATCGCTGGCCCATGGGGGAGTCCTGTTTTTGGACGAGCTTCCTGAGTTCTCGCCCTCCGTGCTCCAGTCACTTCGGCAGCCCATGGAGGAGGGGGAGATTCGTCTCGTGCGTGCAGACGGAACCTATTCGTTTCCCAGCCGGTTCCAGCTTCTGGCTGCCGCCAACCCCTGTCCCTGCGGCCACTTTGGAGACAGGGGACACGTGTGCCGCTGCTCGCCCTCACAAATCGCGCGCTACCAGGCCCGTGTAGGCGGCGCGCTCATGGACCGAATCGACGTGTTCGTCGACGTAACGAGACCGGCCGCCTCCAACGTCATCAAGGGCGCCAAGGGCATGAGCTCGGCTGAGATGCGCGCTCAAGTCCTTAAGGGACGTGAGTTCGCCTCGTGGAGAAGCTCGAGGGCGGAATGCGCGCAACCGGGATCTGTGGAGAGCTGCCTGCTTTCGGATGGCGCTCAGTCGCTTCTCGAGCTCATGGCCGAGCGGCTGTCGCTGGGAGGAAGGGCCATCTCGAGGACGGCTCGCGTGGCGAGGAGCATCGCCGACCTTGCGGAGCGCGAGAGCGTCGAGGCAGACGACATCGCCGAGGCCTGTGCGTTCAGAGGCCGCTATGCCCTGGAGGATGATTTCAATGGGAACTCCTAGCAGGTATCTTTCGGTCATCGAGGAAATGGCTCGCTGGGAGCTGGCTCCCGGTGACGCGGGGTATCCCGAGCCCCTGCTCGACCTTGGCGACGAGGCTCCGGTGCTTCACGGATACGGCGACCCCTCCGCACTTCTTGGTGAGTGCATCTCCATCATTGGCGCGAGAAAGGCCTCGCCCTATGGGAAGACCTGTGCGAAGATGGCCGGAAGGGCAGCCGCCGAGTGTGGCATCACGGTGGTCTCAGGCGGGGCTGTTGGCTGCGACCAGTGCGCCGGGACCTCCGCGCTTGACGCGGGCGGCAAGACCGTCGTCATCCCCGGTTGTGGGGCAGACCGCGTCTACCCCTCCTCGAGCGACGAGCTCTTTGCGAGGGCCGTGTCCCATGGGGGCTGCGTCGTCTCTCTGGAGCATTGGGGCGCGCCTCCCGCTCGCTACACGTTCGTGAGAAGGAATAACGTCATTGCAGCCCTGTCTTCGGTTCTTGTGGTGTGCGAGGCAGGGAGGCCCTCCGGCACGTTCCATACGGCGACGAAGGCCGCCGAACTCGGCCGCAAGGTCTATGCCGTGCCCGGATCGATTTTCTCGGCGAACTCGCGGGGAACGAACTGGCTCATCGAATCAGGCGCCTCCGCCGTCATTGACGAGGAGTCCCTGGAGGGCCTCATTGCGCTTGACTATGGTCGGCTGAGGTCACAGGTCGAGACCCATGACCTGCCAAGGGGGAAGCTGCTCGATGCGCTTGTGGCCTCTCCGATGCGCGCTGATGAGATCTCGGTCTTCCTCGGGCTTGGCCTTCCCCAGACGCTTGCCGTGCTTGCCGAGCAGGAGGCGCTCGGCCTTGTGTGCCGCCTTCCGGATGCGAGATTCGCACCCACCGAGGCAGCGCTAGTGGGGCACAATGTAGGGTCGTAACTTGGATGCAACGGGACGGGAGTTCTATGGGCGCGAATGAGACAGTGACGGTCGTGGGTGCAGGCCTTGCGGGCTGCGAGTGCGCGCTTCAACTCGCAAGGCGCGGCGTCCCCGTTCGCCTCGTCGAGCAGAGGCCCAAGAAGAGCTCCCCGGCCCATCACACGGATGGCATGGCCGAGCTTGTCTGCTCCAACTCCCTCAAGTCCATGAGGCACGACTCGGCCGCGGGGCTTCTCAAGGAGGAGCTCGCGCTCATGGGCTCAGAGCTCATCGCTCTCGCCAAGCAGGCTGCGGTCCCGGCCGGCGGCGCCTTGGCCGTCGACCGCGAGCGCTTCTCCGAGCTTGTGGGCGCTCGAGTTGTCAGCGAGCCCCTCATCGAGGTCGTTCACGAGGAAGCCACATCTGTTCCCGAGGGGCGGAGCGTCATCGCTGCGGGCCCTCTGTGCTCGTACGCCCTTGCCAGCTGTCTCTCGCAACTCGTGGGCAGCGAGTCCCTCTCCTTCTTCGATGCCGCCGCGCCCATCGTGGACGCGGAGACGATCGATCGCTCCATCGTTTTCTCGCAGTCTCGCTACGAGGAGCAGGGGGCCGGCGACTATCTCAACTGCCCCATGAACAAGGATGAGTACGAGGCATTTATGGAGGCGCTGCTTGGGGCCGAGCGCGTCGTGGCCCGTGACTTCGAGCAGAGGGACCTCTTCTGTGCCTGCCAGCCCGTCGAGGAAGTTGCTCGCACGGGTATCGACGCCGCGCGCTACGGCGCCATGAAGCCCGTGGGGCTCACCGACCCCCGAACGGGGCGTCGCCCGTGGGCCGTGGTGCAGCTCAGGCCCGAGAACGCGGACCGCACGTCCTACAACCTCGTGGGCTTCCAGACGAACCTCACGTGGCCCGAGCAGAAGCGCGTCTTCCGTCTCATCCCCGGGCTCGAGAACGCCGAGTTCTTCCGCTATGGCGTCATGCACAGGAACTCGTTCGTCGACGCGCCCCGCGTGCTTGACGACACGTTTGCCATCCCGGGGACCAAGACGAGGCTTGCGGGACAGATCTGCGGAACCGAGGGCTACACCGAGGCCATCGCCTCGGGTCTGCTTGCGGCGCTCAACACCTTTGCCGACGTCTCCGGCCTGGAGCACGTCCGTCTCCCGCGAACGGGCGCGCTTGGCTCGCTCGTGTCCTATGCCACGAATCCCGCCACGTCTCCCTACCAGCCCATGCACGTCAACTTCGGCATCGTGCCGCCCCTGGAGGGTCCAAGGCTCAAGAAGCGCGAGCGCTACGCCCGCTATGCGGACCGCGCCATCACCGACCTTTCCGCCTACGTTGCCGAGCGCAATGACCTGTTCTCCTAGCGGGCGGCTCGAGCGCTCCCAAGACGAGTTCGAGCGCCGGGCGGGGGAGTTCTGCACCTATCTTCGAGACGTGCGCAACCTGTCTCCCAACACCATACGTGCGTACGAGACCGACCTTCAGGCACTCGTCGAATGGGCGAGGCGCGAGGGCGTCGACCCGTTCCACGTGTCCCACGGGCAGATCAGGGAATGGCTCGCCGAGCTTAGGGGCGCCGGGTATGCCACGACCACCCAGAACCGTCATCTTTCCGCGGTCCGCTCTCTCTACAAGTGGCTCGTGAGTCGCGACATCACGGACGAGGATGCGGCGGCTGCCGTCGCGAGCCCCAAGCTCTCCAAGCGCCTGCCCAGCACGCTCTCGGACTCAGACGTGGGGCGCCTGCTCTCGGCCTGTTCCGATGACCCGGAGGGCTTACGGGATCGGGCGCTCATTGAGCTGCTCTACGCGAGCGGCGCCCGAATCTCTGAGGCCTCGGCCCTCGACGTCCGCGACGTCGACGTGCGCCAGCGACAGGTGAGGCTTTTTGGCAAGGGTTCGAAGGAGCGCGTCGTTCCCTTGTACCCTCGAGCGGTCGAGGCGGTGCAGGCATACGTCAGGGACGCGCGGCCAAGCCTTGCCTGCTGCTCCGGCCGGGCAACCAACGCCCTGTTTCTCTCCAGCCGTGGTAACCGGATGAGCGCCGCGGCCCTTCGTGAGCGTTTCGAGCGCCTCGTGAAGCTCGCTGGGCTCGACCCGTCAATCACGCCGCACGCCATGCGCCACACCTTTGCGACGCAGCTCCTTGACGGCGGAGCCGACCTCAGAAGCGTTCAGGAGCTTCTCGGCCACGAGAGCCTCTCCACCACGCAGATATACACGCATCTTTCCGTGGAGCGGCTCAAGGCGGCGGCCCTGCAGGCGCATCCCAGGTCGGGCGAGTAGGGTGGAGACGCACCTCTTGTGTGCTGCGCTTGAAGAGGCTCAACGCACGTCTTGCGCCATGGATGCCGCGCTGCTAAACTAACCAACCGCTGTGCAATCGCCAGCACCAACACACACGCGTCGCGACCTGACGGCCACGGTGCCCACACACGTGGGTGGCCCAATGGGATGACCGGCGCGGAGGCCAACCAAGAAAGGTAGCACCATGGCAGTCAAGATTAACCTTAACACCCTGCTCGAGGCCGGTTGCCACTACGGCCACCAGACCCGCCGCTGGAACCCCAAGATGAAGCCCTACATCTTCGGCGAGCGCAACGGCATCTACATCCTCGACCTCAAGCAGACGATTCTCGACGCTGACCGCGCCTACACGTTCCTCAAGGAGACGGCCGCCAAGGGTGGTAAGATTCTGTTCGTTGGCACCAAGAAGCAGGCCCAGGAGCCGGTCGCCACGCAGGCCACCCGCTGCGGCATGCCCTACATCAACCAGCGCTGGCTCGGCGGCGTGCTCACCAACTTCGTGACCATGCGCTCCCGCATCGACCGCATGGAGGAGCTCGAGGCCATGGTAGAGGACGGTCGCATGGCTGCCCGTGGCAAGAAGGAGCAGGCTGTGCTCACCAAGGAGCTCGAGAAGCTCCAGCGCAACCTCGGTGGCGTCCGTGACATGCGTCAGCTTCCCGCCGCCCTCTTCGTCATCGACTCCAAGCGTGAGGAGCTCGCCATCCGCGAGGCCAACCGCCTGCACATCCCGGTCGTCGCCCTGCTCGACACCAACTCCGACCCCGACGTCGTTGACTACGGTATCCCCGCGAACGACGATGCCATTCGCTCCGTCGCCCTCATGACCGAGCTCGTCGCCGACGCCGTCCTGGCCGGCACTGGCAAGGAGCAGATCACGGCCGAGGAGATGGCCGCTGGCGAGACCACCCCTGCCGTCGAGGCGCCCGCTGCCGAGTAGCCGCTAGGCCGCGTCGCAGCAAAATCAGGACTCTTGGGCGCCGTCCTTCTCTGGGCGGCGCCCGCATGTAAAGCGAAAGCGTGCGTATCTACGCACAGACACGAGAGAGAGGCACTCATGGCTCAGATCACCGCCGCGCTCGTCAAGCAGCTCCGCGAGATGACCGACTCCCCGATGATGGAGTGCAAGAAGGCGCTCGTCGAGGCTGACGGCGACATCGAGAAGGCCGTTGACGTCCTTCGCAAGATGGGCATGGCCAAGGCCGTCAAGAAGGCCGGCCGCGAGACCAACGAGGGCACCGTCGCCGCCTACGTCTCCGAGTGCGGCAAGGTCGCCGCGCTCGTCGAGGTCACCTGCGAGACCGACTTCGTCGGTGGCAACCCCAAGTTCACCGGCTTCGCCAAGAACGTCGCTGCCGTCGTCGCCAAGGCCGACCCGGCTGACGTCGAGGCCCTCAAGGCCGCCGAGTTCTCCACGAACGAGACGGTCGACGCCGCCCTCACCGAGATGATCCACACCATGGGCGAGAACATGAAGATCGCCCGCTTCGCCCGTCGCAAGGTCGAGAACGGCGCCTTCGGCTCCTACGTTCACGCCAACGGCAAGCTCGGCACCATCGTTGAGTTCACGTTCTCCAAGCCCGAGACCGCCCAGGCCGAGGCCTTCAAGACCTTCGCTCACGACGTCGCCATGCAGGCTGCCGCCGCCGGCGCCATCTCCGCCCGTCGCGAGGACGTCCCGGCCGAGATCGTCGAGCACGAGATGAGCATCTACAAGGCTCAGGCCGCCGAGTCCGGCAAGCCCGAGGCCATCCAGGTCAAGATCGCCGAGGGTCGCCTCAACAAGTTCTTCGGTGAGTCCGTCCTCTCCGAGCAGGCCTTCATCAAGGATGGCGACATCACCATCCGCCAGTACGCCGAGAAGGTCGGCAAGGAGCTCGGTGACACCATCGAGGTCGTTGCCTTCGATCGCTTCACCTTCGGCGAGTAGCCTTATCTAGGCACAAGAGCCTCAGAGGCCCGGCATCCCATGGGTGCCGGGCCTCTTCTTATGCGCGTACCGTTCAAATCGACGTCAACGGCCCTGGCTCTGCTAGTATCTTTACGAATAGGCTAACCAAGAGGAAGGGAAGTATCCCTTG is part of the Parolsenella massiliensis genome and encodes:
- a CDS encoding DNA-processing protein DprA → MGTPSRYLSVIEEMARWELAPGDAGYPEPLLDLGDEAPVLHGYGDPSALLGECISIIGARKASPYGKTCAKMAGRAAAECGITVVSGGAVGCDQCAGTSALDAGGKTVVIPGCGADRVYPSSSDELFARAVSHGGCVVSLEHWGAPPARYTFVRRNNVIAALSSVLVVCEAGRPSGTFHTATKAAELGRKVYAVPGSIFSANSRGTNWLIESGASAVIDEESLEGLIALDYGRLRSQVETHDLPRGKLLDALVASPMRADEISVFLGLGLPQTLAVLAEQEALGLVCRLPDARFAPTEAALVGHNVGS
- a CDS encoding YifB family Mg chelatase-like AAA ATPase — protein: MGCLAIHAATLRGVEAAHVTVEVALSGGLPNITVVGNPSSSVLESRNRIRCAISQCGFEVPRMGVTVNLAPSDMKKVGTGLDLPMAIAILAATGQIPSAGLERCLFVGELGLGGRVSGVSGGIAYALLARELGLTLVGSPDFIRSSIGASTEDVALELDFISQLKRSVSSLREPSVSAFGEPAPESAALDYADVVDQESAKRALVIAATGGHGALMTGPPGAGKTMLAKRLPTILPPLDEAEALEAMLVHSVCSLPVDEIAMGRRPFRAPHHAVTLAGLVGGGNPVTPGEASLAHGGVLFLDELPEFSPSVLQSLRQPMEEGEIRLVRADGTYSFPSRFQLLAAANPCPCGHFGDRGHVCRCSPSQIARYQARVGGALMDRIDVFVDVTRPAASNVIKGAKGMSSAEMRAQVLKGREFASWRSSRAECAQPGSVESCLLSDGAQSLLELMAERLSLGGRAISRTARVARSIADLAERESVEADDIAEACAFRGRYALEDDFNGNS
- a CDS encoding ribonuclease HII, which translates into the protein MSGTIHPATAAEIAATLAEATEDELAALLARYADDPRAQVQRACGVATRRVARQRAERERVEGMYALMREMGGPGIVLGLDEVGRGSVAGPVTVCAVALPDDPKVWGVNDSKQLSPQRRSELAARIRQVAQAVGICHVPPARIDEVGMARALREAMLGAIADTGVEPDAVLIDGNPLHIHPKEKTLVKGDARVACIAAASIVAKVTRDEMMVEYDELYPGYHLAQSKGYASPEHIEAIRDHGLTPIHRVSFCQNFLPTAQLF
- a CDS encoding YraN family protein produces the protein MEALDYRQKPICELTPHEVGRLGEDIATAFLESKGYEILDRNWRCSQGEADIVCRDKDEHVLVEVKTRTLLPQQGLEVYPEVAVDAAKLTRYANMRMAYQSLFEFPPNVRLDVIAITLEEGEERRAHVRYLRGISLQEVS
- the trmFO gene encoding methylenetetrahydrofolate--tRNA-(uracil(54)-C(5))-methyltransferase (FADH(2)-oxidizing) TrmFO → MGANETVTVVGAGLAGCECALQLARRGVPVRLVEQRPKKSSPAHHTDGMAELVCSNSLKSMRHDSAAGLLKEELALMGSELIALAKQAAVPAGGALAVDRERFSELVGARVVSEPLIEVVHEEATSVPEGRSVIAAGPLCSYALASCLSQLVGSESLSFFDAAAPIVDAETIDRSIVFSQSRYEEQGAGDYLNCPMNKDEYEAFMEALLGAERVVARDFEQRDLFCACQPVEEVARTGIDAARYGAMKPVGLTDPRTGRRPWAVVQLRPENADRTSYNLVGFQTNLTWPEQKRVFRLIPGLENAEFFRYGVMHRNSFVDAPRVLDDTFAIPGTKTRLAGQICGTEGYTEAIASGLLAALNTFADVSGLEHVRLPRTGALGSLVSYATNPATSPYQPMHVNFGIVPPLEGPRLKKRERYARYADRAITDLSAYVAERNDLFS
- the rplS gene encoding 50S ribosomal protein L19; this encodes MDYIRAIERQQIREDIPTVIPGDHVKVHYRIKEGDRERIQVFEGDVIRMSGGSSRETFTVRKISFGVGVERTFPLHSPKIGKLEVVRHGDVRRAKLFYLRDRVGKAARIREKRD
- a CDS encoding tyrosine recombinase XerC codes for the protein MTCSPSGRLERSQDEFERRAGEFCTYLRDVRNLSPNTIRAYETDLQALVEWARREGVDPFHVSHGQIREWLAELRGAGYATTTQNRHLSAVRSLYKWLVSRDITDEDAAAAVASPKLSKRLPSTLSDSDVGRLLSACSDDPEGLRDRALIELLYASGARISEASALDVRDVDVRQRQVRLFGKGSKERVVPLYPRAVEAVQAYVRDARPSLACCSGRATNALFLSSRGNRMSAAALRERFERLVKLAGLDPSITPHAMRHTFATQLLDGGADLRSVQELLGHESLSTTQIYTHLSVERLKAAALQAHPRSGE
- the rpsB gene encoding 30S ribosomal protein S2, translated to MAVKINLNTLLEAGCHYGHQTRRWNPKMKPYIFGERNGIYILDLKQTILDADRAYTFLKETAAKGGKILFVGTKKQAQEPVATQATRCGMPYINQRWLGGVLTNFVTMRSRIDRMEELEAMVEDGRMAARGKKEQAVLTKELEKLQRNLGGVRDMRQLPAALFVIDSKREELAIREANRLHIPVVALLDTNSDPDVVDYGIPANDDAIRSVALMTELVADAVLAGTGKEQITAEEMAAGETTPAVEAPAAE
- the tsf gene encoding translation elongation factor Ts, with the translated sequence MAQITAALVKQLREMTDSPMMECKKALVEADGDIEKAVDVLRKMGMAKAVKKAGRETNEGTVAAYVSECGKVAALVEVTCETDFVGGNPKFTGFAKNVAAVVAKADPADVEALKAAEFSTNETVDAALTEMIHTMGENMKIARFARRKVENGAFGSYVHANGKLGTIVEFTFSKPETAQAEAFKTFAHDVAMQAAAAGAISARREDVPAEIVEHEMSIYKAQAAESGKPEAIQVKIAEGRLNKFFGESVLSEQAFIKDGDITIRQYAEKVGKELGDTIEVVAFDRFTFGE